Proteins encoded within one genomic window of Halobacteroides halobius DSM 5150:
- a CDS encoding bifunctional heptose 7-phosphate kinase/heptose 1-phosphate adenyltransferase, whose translation MVDLLQHLPNFNDQNILVIGDMIADEFITGQPERISREAPVLILEQDEEEILPGGGCNAANNVASLAGNVYLAGVIGDDMVGQKLNTKLNNLGLKTEGLIVDESRPTSVKTRILAGGDQMVKQQVVRVDKLETHAIDKEIEERLIDYVEEIIDQLDAILLSDYGNGVFTTNLKKRVIALANKYNKIITVDSRYNLLTFKGITIATPNKEEAEKAVGFQLDTPDKIEKAGWKLKEKLEADAILITLGGEGMQLFTKEEMIHISASNYTEVFDVTGAGDTVIATLVLSLASGASLEEAMKLANHAAGIVVRKLGVATVTKEELSTVIQGEDNDE comes from the coding sequence GTGGTTGATTTATTGCAGCATTTACCAAATTTTAATGATCAAAATATTTTAGTTATAGGTGATATGATTGCTGATGAATTTATCACTGGTCAACCAGAGCGTATTTCTAGAGAGGCTCCTGTTTTAATTTTGGAGCAAGATGAAGAAGAAATACTACCTGGTGGAGGCTGTAATGCTGCTAATAATGTAGCTTCTTTAGCAGGAAATGTTTATTTAGCTGGAGTGATTGGTGATGACATGGTCGGTCAGAAATTAAATACTAAATTAAATAACCTAGGATTAAAAACTGAGGGTTTAATAGTTGATGAATCTCGCCCTACTTCTGTAAAGACTAGAATTTTAGCTGGGGGAGATCAGATGGTAAAACAACAAGTAGTTAGAGTTGATAAATTAGAGACACATGCAATTGATAAAGAAATTGAGGAAAGACTAATAGATTATGTAGAAGAGATTATAGACCAACTTGATGCTATATTACTATCTGATTATGGTAATGGAGTCTTTACTACTAATTTAAAGAAGCGAGTGATTGCTTTAGCTAATAAATACAATAAAATTATTACAGTAGATTCTCGTTATAATTTGCTTACCTTTAAAGGGATTACCATTGCTACACCAAACAAAGAGGAAGCAGAAAAAGCTGTAGGTTTTCAACTTGATACTCCAGATAAAATAGAAAAAGCAGGTTGGAAATTAAAAGAAAAATTAGAGGCAGATGCTATATTAATCACCTTAGGTGGTGAAGGAATGCAATTATTTACTAAAGAAGAAATGATTCATATTTCGGCCTCTAATTACACAGAAGTATTTGATGTAACAGGTGCTGGTGATACTGTAATTGCAACTTTGGTCTTATCTTTAGCAAGTGGTGCTTCTTTAGAAGAAGCAATGAAATTAGCTAATCATGCTGCTGGAATTGTGGTTAGAAAGTTAGGGGTTGCTACAGTTACTAAAGAAGAATTATCTACAGTAATTCAAGGAGAAGATAATGATGAGTAA
- a CDS encoding D-glycero-alpha-D-manno-heptose-1,7-bisphosphate 7-phosphatase — MDLNCVGVFMDRDGTVSKEIGYVNHASRYELLPRTSLAIKKLNQAGIKALLATNQAGVARGYFKEEMIGEVHAKLERLLAQEDAYLDEIYYCHHHPDVGEGKFNKNCNCRKPKPGMLLQGAEEFDLDLNKSYMVGDKISDVETARRVGAKGILVLTGYGRGNYENDRDSWEVKPDYVAEDLHDAVEWILSHLEKRDQ, encoded by the coding sequence ATGGATTTAAATTGTGTAGGAGTATTTATGGATCGAGATGGAACAGTAAGTAAAGAGATTGGTTATGTAAACCACGCTAGTCGTTATGAGTTATTGCCACGAACTAGTTTAGCTATAAAAAAACTTAATCAAGCTGGAATTAAAGCTTTGTTAGCAACCAATCAAGCTGGTGTAGCTCGCGGTTATTTTAAAGAAGAAATGATTGGAGAGGTTCATGCTAAGTTAGAGCGATTACTTGCCCAAGAAGATGCTTATTTAGATGAAATTTATTATTGTCATCATCATCCTGATGTAGGAGAGGGGAAGTTTAATAAAAACTGTAATTGTCGTAAGCCTAAGCCAGGTATGTTATTGCAAGGAGCAGAAGAATTTGATTTAGATCTAAATAAATCCTATATGGTGGGGGATAAAATCAGTGATGTAGAGACGGCTCGCAGAGTAGGAGCCAAAGGAATTTTAGTATTAACAGGTTATGGAAGAGGTAATTATGAAAATGATCGTGATAGTTGGGAAGTAAAGCCAGATTATGTAGCAGAAGACTTGCATGATGCAGTGGAATGGATTTTATCACATCTTGAAAAGAGGGATCAGTAG
- a CDS encoding HPr family phosphocarrier protein, with protein sequence MVTKEVKIKNQTGLHARPAALLVDVANKFESELKIIHGNKEANVKSIISLISLAIGCDDAVIIQGDGVDEEEAVAEIATIIKGKFNE encoded by the coding sequence ATGGTGACTAAAGAAGTTAAAATTAAAAACCAAACTGGATTACATGCTAGACCAGCTGCTTTATTGGTTGATGTGGCTAATAAATTTGAATCTGAGTTAAAAATTATTCATGGTAATAAAGAGGCCAATGTAAAGAGTATTATTAGTTTAATATCTTTAGCAATTGGATGTGATGATGCAGTAATAATTCAAGGAGATGGGGTAGATGAAGAAGAAGCAGTAGCAGAAATTGCTACAATTATTAAGGGGAAATTTAACGAGTAA
- a CDS encoding GAF domain-containing protein, translating into MTKEEKYNTIVTQIKGLTADEDNLIANLANTAAVLYNNLEQVNWSGFYLWQEGQLVLGPFQGLAACIRIDKGAGVCGTAIAKKETLVVSDVHNFPGHITCDAASKSEIVVPIIIAGEIKGVLDIDSPIKERFNELDQKYLEGVVDILIEQCQW; encoded by the coding sequence ATGACTAAGGAAGAAAAATATAATACAATTGTTACTCAAATTAAAGGATTAACAGCTGATGAAGATAATTTAATTGCTAATTTGGCTAATACAGCAGCAGTTTTATATAATAACTTAGAACAGGTCAATTGGTCTGGATTTTATTTGTGGCAAGAAGGACAGTTAGTTCTTGGCCCGTTTCAAGGACTAGCAGCCTGCATTAGAATTGATAAAGGGGCTGGTGTTTGTGGGACGGCGATAGCTAAAAAAGAGACTCTAGTAGTTTCTGATGTACATAATTTTCCAGGACATATTACTTGTGATGCTGCTTCTAAATCAGAGATAGTAGTCCCCATAATTATCGCCGGAGAAATAAAAGGGGTATTAGATATTGATAGTCCGATTAAAGAACGCTTTAATGAACTTGATCAAAAATATTTAGAAGGGGTAGTAGATATTTTAATAGAGCAATGCCAATGGTAG
- the rlmD gene encoding 23S rRNA (uracil(1939)-C(5))-methyltransferase RlmD has protein sequence MVKPVKVGDMTTIKLENIAYGGDVVGRKDDFAIFVTGGVPGEVVKIKVTEVKRNYGRGKVVDVVAPVEERIDSECPKYDLCGGCQMQHIDYTAQLNYKQQMVEDAIERIAKLDDIKINQVKGMENPYLYRNKAQFPLGVEDEEVITGFYAAGSHKLIKVKDCQIQHPVINRIVDRAVKLIEDYNLSIYNEEIHQGLLRHLVVRVGVCTNQAMLVLVTKDEKFVKGQEIAHKLLEEVPELISVYQNVNPEQTNVVLGDKTALLAGQEYILDYIGPIKYQISPLSFFQVNSLQTKVLYDQVLEYAKLTGEEKVLDAYCGLGSISLYLANQAQEVYGIEVVPEAIEQAKENAKLNDINNCQFAVGKVKDVLPQLKNQFSPEVIVVDPPRKGCHEEVLEAFAKIKPQRIVYVSCKPTSLARDLKRLKDLGYYTEEIQPVDMFPQTYHIENVALIKKK, from the coding sequence ATGGTCAAACCAGTTAAAGTAGGAGATATGACAACTATTAAATTAGAGAATATAGCTTATGGTGGAGATGTAGTAGGTAGAAAAGATGATTTCGCTATTTTTGTTACTGGTGGAGTGCCAGGAGAAGTAGTAAAGATAAAGGTTACAGAAGTAAAAAGAAATTATGGTCGGGGGAAGGTAGTAGATGTAGTTGCACCAGTAGAGGAAAGAATTGATTCGGAGTGTCCCAAGTATGATTTATGTGGTGGATGTCAGATGCAACATATTGATTATACGGCGCAACTTAATTATAAACAACAGATGGTTGAAGATGCTATAGAGCGGATTGCCAAGCTAGATGATATTAAGATTAATCAAGTTAAGGGTATGGAAAATCCTTATCTATATCGTAATAAAGCTCAGTTTCCTTTAGGGGTTGAAGATGAAGAAGTAATTACGGGTTTTTATGCAGCTGGAAGTCATAAGTTAATTAAAGTTAAGGATTGTCAAATCCAACATCCAGTTATTAATCGAATTGTTGATAGAGCAGTAAAATTAATAGAGGATTATAATTTATCTATTTACAATGAAGAAATTCATCAAGGGCTATTGCGCCATTTAGTAGTCAGGGTGGGAGTGTGTACTAATCAAGCAATGTTAGTCTTAGTTACTAAAGATGAGAAATTTGTTAAGGGCCAAGAAATCGCCCATAAATTACTAGAAGAAGTACCAGAGTTAATTAGTGTTTATCAAAATGTAAATCCAGAGCAAACTAATGTAGTACTAGGAGATAAGACTGCATTATTAGCTGGTCAAGAGTATATACTTGATTATATTGGCCCAATTAAGTATCAAATCTCCCCTTTGTCATTCTTTCAGGTTAATTCGTTACAGACTAAGGTGCTTTATGATCAGGTGTTAGAGTATGCTAAGTTGACAGGTGAGGAGAAGGTACTGGATGCTTATTGTGGTTTGGGATCTATCTCTCTCTATTTAGCCAATCAGGCCCAGGAGGTTTATGGTATTGAGGTTGTTCCAGAAGCAATTGAACAAGCTAAAGAAAATGCTAAATTAAATGATATTAATAACTGTCAATTTGCTGTAGGAAAGGTTAAGGATGTGCTACCTCAACTTAAGAATCAGTTTTCACCAGAGGTAATTGTTGTTGATCCTCCTCGTAAGGGCTGTCATGAAGAAGTTTTAGAGGCCTTTGCAAAAATTAAACCTCAACGAATTGTGTATGTATCATGTAAACCAACTAGTTTGGCGAGGGATTTAAAGAGGCTAAAAGATTTAGGATATTATACAGAAGAGATTCAGCCAGTTGATATGTTTCCTCAGACTTATCATATTGAAAATGTAGCATTGATTAAGAAAAAATAA